The Ziziphus jujuba cultivar Dongzao chromosome 1, ASM3175591v1 genome segment TTGGTGAAAGAATGATTCATTGGGTATTCTTATTTTCTtgctttctttattattattatttttttgagtataaaattgtgaaaatttacactttggAAGATGAATTTTGCTGTGGGCTTTCCAGCCTTtggaacaaattttatttttatttttatttttattttaaatctttggATTCTTATGGGTATAAATGCTTACAATGATTATTCAAAGCAAAGCTATCTATAATCAATACAAATTGTTGCTAAGCAGTTATCTTGTGATAGGTTTTGAATTCTCTGCCTAGTCTTACCATACACATCCAATTATGGCATTTTTGCCAATTATGTATGATGTATATATCTGATTAGAATTTTGTTTATAAGGTGCTATTTACTTTCTTTATTGTAAGACTTTAGATGATTTAAACAACAATTTTTTGCTTTGACTTAATGCCTAGTTCTAATATGATATAGTCATATtgcaaattaaaagagaaaggtTCACTTTTATAAATGCAAATATTAATTacatggaaaaagaaataaaatatatataaaatatggtgACATATCCAATTTTCAAACTAaaccaaatcaaaccaaataGCCAAGATGGTTATATTGAAATGTCAACTTATGTTAGCTCAATTGGTAAATTATTGATTATACagttttatttgaaattattcaATGAAATGGTAAAATTCAATTTGAGATTAGatatatgattattttaaaactaattggACTCTATGAAAATATACATTAATACATGAAGCAGAATTATCAAGTACATATTTATCCCCTTAAATATAGCCGGGTCATTAGAGGACTATTCTTTTTTTGTCCAAGTCTTTAATTGTTATCTTTTGAATTTATTCAGGCTTATGAACTTTCTCAGAAAGTTGAAACATGTATTTACGATTTTTTCACCAATAAATAGATGTTTATCTATTCTAGCTAACATCTAAAACATTCACATTCCTACATGTTAACCAATCAAATTATAGGCCATAACTTCGacctaaaaagaataaaattataggcCATAAGAAAGCGGAAAGGCTTTATGACCAAGTCGACCATTCTACCCATTTTAGAGCAAgctgttaattttattttatttcttgtgGTACCCAAAAGGGACAAGCTATTTATTAGTGTTTTACAAAATCAGTAAAAAGGTTCATCTTTTGTGGTAAAGCATTCATTATTTCTGCCTAGGTTAAACTGTGTTACTGGAGAAGTTGTCTTCGGATGAGGTTATGAGAGTAACAAtaatgttttaataaattatcactGAATTAATTACTTAAGTTTTGTCAAATTACAAGAGGATCAAAGTGCTAGAATATCTGCAAATGAATCTCAAAATTATTCTATTGCTTTTCTGTGAAaaccataaaatcaaaattgagaatttatttAAATGCATGTGGTCGTATTTTTTGGATTTCAATGTTTTCCCATTCTGTTTGCTATTTTATAGTTTTGAGTATCGTATAAAACGAAAGGAAATATATGTGAATCCTAAAGtatcacatatatgtatatacacacacagTGCGTTAGACACTCATCAAATATTGAGCACCTTTTTTCACCAtaacaattacatatatattatacaaatacaCGATTGATATAGTgagaaatttattgaaaaagatcataaaaaatattcatCTTTAATCATCAGATTatgcaaattatataaatttgatagtTGTGAACGTTGTGTCCGTTATAATCTCTtaaatttaaagattaaaaaaatatcaaatagtgAATCctaaaatattacatatatgtatatacacatacagTGCCTTAGGCGCTCATCAAATATTGAGCACCTTTTTCTCACgataataattacatatatattatataaatacatgattGCTATAGTGAGAAATTTATTGAAAAGGATCATAAAAAACATTCATTTTTAATCATTAGATCCTGcagattatataaatttgataattgtaAATGCTGTTTGTTATAATCTCTtaaatttaaagattaaaaaaatatcaaatagttTTTCTTAATGAACTTAAACAAAATACTAAATCCAACGGTATGACACTCATcaacattttgattttaattgcaaaaaagaaattaatttgtaattactTAACACATGAGAAAGCATAAAATGATACAAATAAAACttatgtttttgtgttttttttcttttttttttaatcacttaCAACATTTTCCCCCATTTCAGTGTTTCAACCCACCACCTCCGAGATATGGGTATGAATGAAAACTCAcaaacaaatatcaaatttctcaaatatatatatatatatatatgtacaatatatatatagaaagaattTCACATGCAAAAAATCTTGAATGAAGTTTGTTCAAAAAAGTGGAATAAACGatagtttttcaaaaaactGTTGTTTCgataaaaaaatctttctctttttcactATCCCATATAAAATTTTCCCGCATATGAGACTCTTAgtgtatacatttatatatatatatataaatatttaccttcaaactcaaataaagtttttgattaatttaaatattttctttttcagcccttaaattatatcaattattgaaagttaaaattatatttattaataattatattttaatatggtttattttctttaaatggAGCTTTCGTATaccattaaattcatattttactagtttttaaattttatcttagtttttgaTGTGATCTATAgatcaataaaaaaatgtttaatgtTAAAACTATTAAATCATCCTAATATAAatttgactctctctctctctctctctctctctctctctctctctctctctctctctctctctctctctctctctctctctctctctctctctctctctctctctctctctctctctctctctctctgtgtatatatatatatatatatgtatatatagtaaaaaataattatgtaacAAATGCTAATAGTTGTCATATCCTATTtaagattttatatttaaattcaaatattaattattattttatttaattttcaaacctTTTACTACAACATAAGCATTCTGATAAGAAACTTGctcgtatacatatatatatatatatatatatgaatgaattTTGTCATTCCATGAACTATTCTCTAATATCTATCATATACTATGATGTGATATATCAATTAATGGTTTAAgccttaaaaaatataatatagaattaaataacaatttgcAAGTGACAATCAATACAATCTTCATGTCAACATGTctcttatttataatttttttttttttttgggcaaccTATATAAGTTAAaacatagtttttaaaaaaagatatcTGTACATTTAATAcccatacatatatgtataagaggaaaaaaaagaacaaagaaaaacgcaaataaacaaacaaaaatgggAAAGGAGTAGCCTTATGCTTTCCAAAAGTTCAAATATATTGGGAAAACATTATCAGTAATGCTAAAGAagtcaaatttaatttatcaaaaatgtcATCGCCTCCACCTtctatgaatttaaaatataattttttttcaaaaccaccaatatattatcacattattaaaaaaaaaaaatcgatttcCCTATCAATATCTAGACATTATTAATTGCTTACAATTTGGTTAATATGCGTTAACATAACTATtcatttttgacaaaaaaatgtTGGTTTAATGACATAAATATCTGAAATCGATCTTATAATAAAACTAGTAATAATtatccataaaatatataatatagtttatGCATAACGTTAGACAATAAAATGGataacatttaaattttgaaatgttaaatatttgataattaaaaattatatatttatgaacaatattatacattttatgaatcattattattgattttattataaagCTAATCTTACCGCATAAATTTCCCATATTCATTcctttaaaattacaaaattataaattcaaaaaaaaaaaaaagaaaaatcagctACTCATTGCTCTTTTTGACTTTtccatgaaattaaaaaaaaaaaaggtctgtcGTTGCTGTTTTGATTTCTTAATAGTAGTTTGATACTTGTCTGGCTACGTGTCCATTGCATTTACATGAAATAGAGCGAAGGACGGCagagaataaaattccaaagtACCTCTTTGCCTCTTCCCATCATCACCCACCAGTCACCGTAATCTGCATTTGTACGTAAAACATGTTGGAGAATTTAAacataactttttttctttttttcttttttttaagtcaaataaccataactttttggttacctacattttttttttttttttttgggcttgatTTTGGTTACCTACATTTGATATCTCTTTTGTTCTACgagtcattttcttttcttggtgaAATTTTCAACGAGTGATTATTCCAATTCCATTTTTGCTCAAAAAACATTATTCCAATTGAATttgtaaatttcaaatccactgAACAACCAtatattcctttttaaaactcgaggaaaaggattggctatgaattttatttgcaaattcaGATATAGTGGTGtgtttgtttatatataatgaaaaaacatttttaaaaaatgataaggatatttttggtatattatattttaattaatacatcagtagttttttttttttttcccctcccaaTGTGtgatacttttttaaaaaagtagaaGCACATGgcgtatttttatttaaaaaagtgagtaataataagaaatatcaaataaatgcaTTGTAATGTGtgtcaaatattattatttatattttattgattaatatattattataatttaattttagataaataaacttttaaaagaataaaattaattaaataaaagccaaTCCATAATATTTGATACACATCTTGGGCTACAATATTATTTTgagcacctttttttttttttttttttttttgggctaaacaCACAATTTTTTTAGATAAGTTAAACTTTTTATGTTAATGGTTGAAAAATGCTAGGGAAGAATTGATTTGAGAAGTGATTTTGTAGGAATCATTTTTTGTAAGTTGATTTCTAAAGATGTATTGGTagtgttttttgaaaaataatttattttttgtagtgtttatattttaagtacttttataaaatagtgtttcattaaaatatgaaacaaGGCCGGCTTGACACATAGGCCACTAATGCCAAGGCCCCATTTTATTGGGGCCCAAAAAAAAgtattccatatatataatatatacatatatttattaaatagaatataattattagtttattttgaaaatataaaaattttgatttaaaaagaattttaaattatcactaattgattgtttatttattttttgatgaattcTAATTGACCATTTATTAcaataagtatctttaattattcttatttttgaaaaaataacatcaattaagttgaattaaatattttatattccataattgattatattttaatgataaaaaaaatgttaaatactCTTCTTGTTTATACATTTTTCTcatttgtttatgtattttttctcatattgcttatttatttttattctttttcatttgtcCATCTTTTATATTTGTCTAATTTTAGTATCCAACttatataatttacaattttgatCCAAATggtcataaaataaaatgttagtttgtaagttattatttattttaatgaatttatattattcattctcataatatttttaatttttcttttttttttctatgatttccttatttactaattatttttgctattcataaaaaattaaactgtgTTTCTAtagtttcttctttatatattaattttaataaattgattatatttattttaataaataaaaatctaaaaggaaaaataaatttctaaataaaaaatagcattttagatattaaattttataaaaataaaataaattattttcacaatgcattgatttattattttgtgttagTGTagctttaatgaaaaaaaaaattttaaataaaaattaataaaattttatttatgttcaacTATGTCCTAACTAGATTGAACAATTTAGAAATtctatcaatttaaaaaaaatttattatcaaaacttgaatataaaaatttaattaataactttacactaaaaaaatccaaaaaatatattttattaaaaataatatttaattaaggccTCAAATATTGTTTTTCACCGCCTAGGGCCTTAGAAATTGTTGAGACAGCCAGATATGAAACGCTTTTATTTAGGAAAATCACCTACTTGGAGAAAcatcaaattttcttttgttttttcatccaaaaaacattttattgttttttctttttccaaacaaattgtcaaaatttatcaaacaaatgCCCGTAgctctaaaaagaaaaatgcaaccAAAATCATCATCCAATTAGTACTGCTAGAATTGGaagcaaaaaattaattagtgttCTAGAGTAGGTATTTTTTAGAAACAAAATCATCTAAAAACGCTTTCACATTTTTATACCAAAGTAACCAAACACACacaagcaccaaaaaaaaaaaaaaaattataactaaaaaagaataaaatattaaataactgagagagagagagacagcgagtgtgagagagagagagagagagagagagagagtgtgagtAGCCATTGTGAATCAAACATCactaatattttgataattaaaaatgtaaaaaaaaaaaaatcgataactgaaattttatttccattaatttgattaaaaaataattgttaaactATCTTACGTATAATTATAAACTTTCTGTCAAAAGTGAAGATGTGgagcaaattaatttattcatttatttgtttttgacaGAGAAATGTATAGAAGCAATGGCAAATTAACGCAATGTGAATTTTTGGTGAGAAACCTTCAAGCACGCAAGGTCAAGAGGAGGACAGGGACACTAGCTGTCTACTTTCCAAAGTCTTCGCCTTTAATTGCGTTGCCAATGTCATGTTCTTTTCTACTTCTATTCCCATTCCCAAAGCCCAATAGACTTTCACAAGTTGGTGACCCAATCACATTTTGCAATCTGCCATAGTGTTAGGCCCTCTAACATCATTTCAtttactatttttcattttacctCCAATTATTCATTGGttgatcataaatatatatatattcattggttGGTACCATGTCTTTCAGGTCCCAGTCCATTACAATTTTGCACTTCAAAGTccaaatcaattatatatatatatatatatatatatatatatattttttttttttcttttcaaaagaaGCCTAACTTAGGTCCCACTCCATTGCATTTGCCACTGAAAATGCTAAGAaacccaacaacaaaaatatatataaattttttttttaaaaaaagcctAAATTTCAGCATAATTCACCCCAAATTACTTCATCTATTGCTTCATCTTCAATCACCACAAAAATTTTGCTCATATTGATAAGTATTGCTTATTGCTGTTTCTCACGGGATAGACAAAGGATAtgcattatttaatttaatttttaatgtggaGCGTTGAGTGGtaatatctcttttttttttttttttaattttaaaaattgattgataAACATTCGAATGAAATGAATGATGATAATTAAAATCTTTATTTCTCTATTTACAGaaacttttattttgatatcttcttattaatttctaattttctatTAGGAAAAAACTTCCCACCTAATACGTCCTTCTCATCTTTGAGCCATCCAATATATCTTTGAAAAGTCTTTAAACCGTGTACTTTGCATTACccccattttccatttttcttaatCATCCAAATCAATAATCTTAAATCACATATCCaatcatttatattaaattaataactatttaaaATCACCAAACGAATAATTAGTTGAATTATCTCactacaaaaatacaaattttattcttttataactATTAATACTACCACGTTCATGGTTTTGAACGATATTTTTCTATAACAATTtgcaattctttattttttattttttctggtcAAACTGTTTTTTGAGATTCCATGAAATTGTGCGATGGCTCTcaaacaaaatttcaatttcacaccCACcgagcaaaaacaaaaacaaaaacaataaaaaaaataaaaaataaaaaatgaaggaagagataaataaggaagaaaaataaataaaaatcgcCAATCCCAATTTAGTCAACAAGATCGTTTTCCATAAAAATCCAATCAAAGCCCATTCAAAAAGCCCAAAAGAAATTCCTACTCAAAACTGAAACTCCCATCTTCTCTCTAATCTCTCTGTGTGTTCTTCAAAGTCTACTCCTTCAAAAAAATCTTCGCCGgctttctcttctccttcctaACCCTTCCCCCCAAAAACCCCAgatttagggttagggtttgagTTTTCGAATTTCCGATTCGAATTGCACAAAGAAATGGGGAAAGGCGGAGCTTTATCAGAAGGCGTGGTGAAGAACGTCCTGCTATCCTACGCCTATGTCTCCGTATGGATCTTCCTCAGTTTCACTGTGATTGTCTACAACAAGTACATCTTGGACCGAAAGATGTACAACTGGCCGTTCCCGATCTCGCTCACCATGATCCACATGGCCTTCTGCTCTTCCTTGGCTTACCTTCTCGTCCGGGTCTTCAAGGTCGTCGAACCCGTTTCCATGACCCGGGAACTCTACCTCAAATCCGTCGTGCCCATCGGAGCTCTCTACTCTCTCTCCCTCTGGTTCTCCAATTCCGCTTATATCTATCTGTCTGTCTCCTTCATCCAGATGCTTAAGGCTCTTATGCCCGTCGCCGTTTACTCCATTGGGGTTTCCTTCAAGAAGGACTCTTTCAAATATGACACCATGATCAACATGGTTTCGATCTCTCTTGGAGTCGCCATCGCCGCTTACGGTGAAGCTAAATTCGATTCGTGGGGTGTCTTCCTGCAGCTCTGTGCCGTTGCTTTCGAGGCAACCAGGTTGGTTCTGATTCAGATTCTGCTTAATGCCAAAGGGATTAGCCTGAACCCCATCACTTCGCTTTACTATGTCGCTCCTTGTTGTTTCGTCTTCTTGTGCGTCCCCTGGGTGCTTGTTGAATTTCCTCTGTTGAGGGATACATCGAGCTTCCATTTCGATTTCTTCATTTTCGGGACGAACTCATTCTGTGCCTTCGCCTTGAACCTCGCTGTGTTCTTGCTTGTCGGGAAGACTTCGGCTTTGACCATGAATGTTGCTGGGGTTGTCAAGGATTGGCTTCTGATCGCCTTCTCTTGGTCGGTGATTAAGGATACGGTGACACCCATTAATCTGTTTGGGTACGGATTGGCTTTCCTGGGAGTTGCGTATTA includes the following:
- the LOC107434834 gene encoding probable sugar phosphate/phosphate translocator At5g25400 yields the protein MGKGGALSEGVVKNVLLSYAYVSVWIFLSFTVIVYNKYILDRKMYNWPFPISLTMIHMAFCSSLAYLLVRVFKVVEPVSMTRELYLKSVVPIGALYSLSLWFSNSAYIYLSVSFIQMLKALMPVAVYSIGVSFKKDSFKYDTMINMVSISLGVAIAAYGEAKFDSWGVFLQLCAVAFEATRLVLIQILLNAKGISLNPITSLYYVAPCCFVFLCVPWVLVEFPLLRDTSSFHFDFFIFGTNSFCAFALNLAVFLLVGKTSALTMNVAGVVKDWLLIAFSWSVIKDTVTPINLFGYGLAFLGVAYYNHSKLQALKANEAQKKTQQANEEAGRLLEERDNDGVGRKNETEN